AGGGCTCACAAAAGACAGATGAAAATCCCCCCTATCCCCCCTTTACTAAAGGGGGGATAGGGGGGATTTGAACGGAGATTTTCAGGTGAAGCAGGATGACAAATAATGACTGACATTTTTGTAGAACGTCTGAGCGGATTATCAGTGGGAGAGCGGATGGTAGAAATCGTGGAGCGTAAGGGGCTTGGCCACCCGGATAGTATCTGTGATGCCATTATGGAACAGGTCTCCCTGGCGCTCAGCGCGGAATATATGAACCGTTTTGGGACCATATTGCACCACAATATTGATAAGGGCCTCCTGGTAGCCGGAGAAGTCGAGAGAAAATTTGGCGGGGGACGGGTAACAGAACCGATGCGTCTCATATTTGGGGACAGGGCAACATTCAAGGCCGATGACAGCAGTATACCGGTTAATGATATTACGATCGCCACTGCAAAGCAGTGGTTTAGAGACAATCTAAGGTTCGTTGATCCGGACAACCATGTGAATTATCAGGTGGAGATCAGGCCTGCATCTGCTGAACTTCAGGACATATTCAACCGGGGCGGTGAGGTTTTTTCTGCAAATGATACATCTGCAGCAGTTGGCTATGCACCATTCACTGACACTGAGACAGTGGTGCTCGAAACTGAGACTTACCTTAATTCAAGTGCTTTTAAAGAGCTTTTCCCGGAAACCGGGGAGGATGTCAAGGTTATGGGATTCAGGCGCGGCAAGGGGCTTACACTTACCATAGCCATGCCCTTTCTCGACCGATATATAACCGATGAGCGTGTCTATTTTGATAAGAAGCGTTCTGCATCAGCAGCCATAGAAGATTTTGTCATGACAAAATGCAGTAATTTTGACAAGGCGGATATATTTGTTAATACCCTCGACAAAGAAGGCAGGGGACTTGGAGGGATGTATCTGAGCGTCCTTGGTACATCAGCAGAAGACGCTGACTCCGGTGAGGTGGGACGCGGCAACAGGGTAAATGGTATCATTGCCCTGAACAGGCCTGCTGCTGCCGAGGCAGCGGCAGGTAAGAATGCCGTAAGCCATGTCGGAAAGATATATAATATCCTGACTCACAGAATGGCGCATACAATTTATGAGAGCGTAGACGGAATAAAGGAGATCTATGTCTGGCTTGCAAGTCAGATAGGGAAACCTGTAAACGAGCCTGTACTGGCGTCTGCCCAGGTTTCACTGGAACACCGTGCATCACTATCAACTGTCTCGAAGAAGGTTACAGAAATAATTGAAAAGGAACTGTCGGAAATTGATCATTTCTGTAAGGAGCTGCTACAGGGGAAATATCCTGTCTGTTAACTAACCATTTGAACCTATTTTAAAATATGGAGGTAACTATCCGATGATGCCAGCTAAAAAGCAAGATGCCCTAAGGAAGATGCTTATAGAGAAGAAGCGGGAGATATGGAATGACGTCAAAGATAAGTTGTTTCAGCAGCTTGGTAAAGACTACAGGAGCGAGATAGATACAGTGCTGGATGAAGGTGACAAGGCATTAAGTGACCTTGCAGAAGAAACAGGACTCACCCTGGTTGATCTTAGAAAAGGTACTCTGGAAAAAATAGACCATGCACTGAAAAAGCTTGATGAAGGGACCTACGGTATTTGTGAGGACTGTGGGAACGAGATAAGCGAACAGAGATTAAAGGCCCTGCCATTTGCAGTCCATTGTGTCGAGTGCAAGCAGAGACGTGAAGAGTTGGAAGAGATCGAGAAGGAGCGGGAGAGGTTCGGCGCAACACCGTCGTCTGAACCCGGAGAAGAGGCAATATAAAATTACAGATTTTTCAGTTCATCAATACCAAAAATATTTATCTTGCTTAAGTCGCGGCCCGGGAAGAAGCTCGTGAGTTGGCGCAGAAGAATCTTCTTGGGCGCAAAGCTTGCAAGAAATACATGGATCTTCCCCATGGAGTGGTCGCGAATATCTTCCAGGAACTTAAGCTGGTGTTCCTTCTCTTTAATATAAAATTTTACTTTACATTCATAGCATTGACCTGCCTCTTTTTCGGGGTCCCAGGCACCAACATCTATCTTCTGCCCCTCATCCCTATGCCTGTCCCGTCTTGTATTCCAGTCATTGATCACGACATAGCAGTCCCTGCGGACGATATTATTCTCACTATATGAATAAACCTCCCTAATCCTGTGATACAGATAGACTTCAGGAAACAGACTGCGCTTTTTCCCAAGAATCGAGAGCCCCTCCTCAGTCTGGGAATAGCTTGAGTAAAGTGAGAAAAGGTGTTTAAAGAAGGTCATAAAAAGATCATCATTCTCCAGCATCTTCTTTTTTGCCCATATCTTCACCCTTTCAGGGAGGGTTGTAACACTGCTCAGGTCAATAAGGTCTTTTTCCTTAAAACAAAAGCATATTATGGAGGCATAGTTTGAGAAATCCTCTCCCCTCTTGGATATGAGGATTGAATTGATGGCAGTTACATCTTCATCAGATTCCAACTCTTTTAAGAATTTCTCACTTCGCTCATCTACGGGAAAGTCTACTTTCATTATTGAACTCTATATTTTCCATTGCGATCCTTGGCGAAAAAATAACAGGAGAAAAACCCATCTTGTCAGTTATATTGGCTATTATTGCGGATGAATGCGGCAGGCACTGATTTATTATAGAAAGGACATTCTTTTTTATCTTTATAAGGCTGGTAATCTCTGCAGGAGACATAGGCTCCAGAAGCGAAATATTTGCTCCCAGCATAATCTCGATCTTAAATGGTCCTTCATCCGGGTTAAAGGTAATCCTGTCTGTTATTGAAACTGAGAAATGGTCACTCTTACGCTTCGGTATGTTAATCTTATGTGAGACATTGCGCTTTAATTCCACCTGTCTTATGGCATCTTCACCCATTGCAGAAGACCTGCTCGCATTGATACTCTGCAAATAGCAGTCTATATCCATTATCTTGCCAATTATATCCATGGTCAGGGGTTCTAAACTGAGATTACACTCTGTTTCTATGCTTCTTTTATCCGGCGGTTAAGTCCAATCAAAGGCCTTCGGCGCTCAGCTATCCATGGTCTCAGGGAAATGGTTTTTCCGTTTTTAAACACTGCAGTAATTGAAGGTGAGTGCTGGTGTAAGTTAGTAACCCATTTATCAAGAACCAGAGGATTGACTTTTTTCCTTCTTGAGTGAAGCCGCCTCTTCTTTAATCCCAAATGGATTACATCCCTTTGATAATAATCCGGAATGGATTCAAGCCACAACTGATATTCAGGGTCATCCAGCTCTTTCATGTCATCCA
This is a stretch of genomic DNA from Nitrospirota bacterium. It encodes these proteins:
- a CDS encoding TraR/DksA C4-type zinc finger protein — translated: MMPAKKQDALRKMLIEKKREIWNDVKDKLFQQLGKDYRSEIDTVLDEGDKALSDLAEETGLTLVDLRKGTLEKIDHALKKLDEGTYGICEDCGNEISEQRLKALPFAVHCVECKQRREELEEIEKERERFGATPSSEPGEEAI
- a CDS encoding methionine adenosyltransferase, yielding MTDIFVERLSGLSVGERMVEIVERKGLGHPDSICDAIMEQVSLALSAEYMNRFGTILHHNIDKGLLVAGEVERKFGGGRVTEPMRLIFGDRATFKADDSSIPVNDITIATAKQWFRDNLRFVDPDNHVNYQVEIRPASAELQDIFNRGGEVFSANDTSAAVGYAPFTDTETVVLETETYLNSSAFKELFPETGEDVKVMGFRRGKGLTLTIAMPFLDRYITDERVYFDKKRSASAAIEDFVMTKCSNFDKADIFVNTLDKEGRGLGGMYLSVLGTSAEDADSGEVGRGNRVNGIIALNRPAAAEAAAGKNAVSHVGKIYNILTHRMAHTIYESVDGIKEIYVWLASQIGKPVNEPVLASAQVSLEHRASLSTVSKKVTEIIEKELSEIDHFCKELLQGKYPVC